In Chryseobacterium gotjawalense, the following are encoded in one genomic region:
- a CDS encoding AI-2E family transporter, producing MSLFCDMKDIKLPFVAKLALVLISILALGYLAKIGKGVLAPLFFAILMALLFLPFANFLERKLRFSRTVSTFSSLLVMFLFLTGLVYFFSTQLSDFVNDFPVLKAQVSRSFNELQIWVSHTFHLNFAKQMSYINQALEKLLSSTGLILGFTVSMFSSTMAFFLFSALFFIFILNYRRVLYQFIISVFQNQHFEKVNEGIVEIQKIIKNYISGLFIQIIIVSSLTSILLSVLGVKYAVLLGVLTGLLNVIPYIGILSSCLIACLISFATGGTHTLFVLIGYVVIHLIDGNITLPLVVGSKVKINALFTFIGLLIGEELWGISGMFLSIPFLAILKIIFERVEGLEPWGRVLGEETKVKKARKKYKITKNITLEEKE from the coding sequence TTGTCGTTATTTTGTGATATGAAAGATATTAAACTCCCTTTTGTTGCTAAATTAGCCTTGGTGCTCATCAGTATTTTGGCTTTAGGATATTTGGCCAAAATCGGCAAAGGCGTTTTAGCACCTCTGTTTTTCGCTATTTTAATGGCCTTGTTATTTCTTCCTTTTGCCAATTTTTTGGAGAGGAAGCTGCGGTTTTCAAGAACAGTTTCTACCTTTTCCTCTCTTTTGGTGATGTTTCTTTTTTTAACGGGATTAGTTTATTTTTTCTCCACGCAGTTAAGTGATTTTGTAAATGATTTTCCCGTTTTGAAAGCACAGGTTTCAAGATCATTTAATGAATTACAAATCTGGGTTTCCCACACTTTCCATCTCAATTTTGCCAAACAAATGAGCTATATCAATCAGGCATTAGAAAAATTACTTTCTTCCACAGGACTCATTTTAGGCTTCACCGTTTCCATGTTTTCATCAACGATGGCGTTTTTTCTTTTCAGTGCCTTATTTTTCATCTTCATCTTGAACTATCGTCGGGTTTTATACCAGTTTATTATTTCTGTATTTCAAAACCAACATTTTGAAAAAGTAAATGAAGGAATTGTGGAAATTCAAAAAATAATCAAGAATTATATTTCCGGATTATTTATTCAAATTATTATCGTCAGCAGTTTAACGAGTATTTTGCTTTCCGTTTTGGGAGTAAAATACGCAGTTCTTTTAGGCGTTTTAACCGGCTTGCTGAATGTAATACCATACATCGGCATACTGTCCTCTTGTTTAATCGCCTGTCTGATCTCTTTTGCAACCGGTGGCACTCACACCCTTTTTGTCCTGATCGGCTATGTGGTCATCCATTTGATCGATGGGAATATAACCCTGCCTTTGGTGGTAGGTTCTAAAGTAAAAATCAATGCCCTGTTTACTTTTATCGGCCTTTTAATCGGTGAGGAATTGTGGGGGATTTCCGGTATGTTTTTGAGTATTCCTTTTTTAGCAATTCTGAAAATTATTTTCGAAAGAGTTGAAGGTTTAGAACCCTGGGGCAGAGTTTTAGGGGAAGAAACGAAAGTGAAAAAAGCGCGTAAAAAATACAAAATCACTAAAAATATTACTTTGGAAGAAAAGGAGTAA
- the pgi gene encoding glucose-6-phosphate isomerase, whose amino-acid sequence MLPKINPTHTTAWKSLHQHFAQNDFDLRTLFQHNPERFQQFSVKREDYLFDFSKNLIDQKTFDLLQSLAEECELTSAIEAMFSGEKINETEGRAVLHTALRDFSDKAILVDGKNIKPAIKRVLDQMKNFSEKVISGEHKGFSGKEITDVVNIGIGGSDLGPVMVCSALKHFKTRLDVHFVSNVDGNHIAEVLKDLDPETTLFIIASKTFTTQETMTNAESAKSWFLKSGKQEEVAKHFVALSTNIQAVKNFGIAEENIFEFWDWVGGRYSLWSAIGLSIVLSVGYENFEQLLKGANETDIHFQTADFKENVPVLMGLLGIWYRNFFDAGTYAILPYSQYLDRFAAYLQQGDMESNGKSVDRNGEFVEYETGPIIWGEPGTNGQHAFYQLIHQGTELIPADFIAYAKSCNVVSDHQEKLLANFFAQTEALAFGKTEEEARAELEKSGISEEEIQRLVNYKVFHGNTPTNSLIINELTPFSLGQLIALYEHKIFVQGVIWNIFSFDQFGVELGKVLAGEILSELKNTEPVTAHDSSTNGLIQYFNEKK is encoded by the coding sequence ATGTTACCCAAAATAAATCCTACCCACACGACAGCCTGGAAAAGTCTCCATCAACATTTTGCGCAAAATGATTTTGATCTGCGCACTCTTTTTCAACATAATCCTGAACGTTTTCAGCAGTTTTCGGTTAAAAGAGAAGATTACCTTTTCGATTTTTCTAAAAATTTAATCGATCAGAAGACCTTTGATCTTTTACAAAGTCTGGCTGAAGAATGTGAATTAACATCTGCAATCGAAGCCATGTTTTCCGGTGAGAAAATCAATGAGACTGAAGGACGGGCAGTTCTTCATACCGCATTACGGGATTTTTCGGATAAAGCGATTTTAGTTGATGGCAAAAATATAAAACCGGCGATTAAAAGAGTTTTGGACCAGATGAAAAACTTCTCCGAGAAAGTAATTTCCGGAGAACACAAAGGTTTTTCAGGGAAAGAAATTACCGATGTCGTGAATATCGGAATCGGTGGTTCAGATTTAGGACCGGTGATGGTTTGTTCAGCATTAAAACATTTTAAAACAAGACTTGATGTTCATTTTGTTTCTAATGTTGATGGAAACCACATCGCAGAAGTTCTGAAAGATTTAGATCCGGAAACAACGCTTTTCATCATCGCTTCTAAAACTTTTACGACTCAGGAAACGATGACCAATGCAGAATCTGCGAAATCATGGTTTTTGAAATCGGGAAAACAGGAAGAAGTAGCGAAACATTTTGTGGCACTTTCTACCAATATCCAGGCAGTGAAGAATTTCGGAATCGCCGAAGAAAACATTTTCGAATTCTGGGACTGGGTTGGCGGAAGATATTCACTTTGGAGCGCGATTGGCTTAAGCATTGTACTTTCGGTCGGTTACGAAAACTTTGAACAGTTACTAAAAGGTGCCAATGAAACCGACATTCATTTTCAAACCGCAGATTTTAAAGAAAACGTTCCTGTATTAATGGGGCTTCTCGGCATTTGGTATCGTAATTTCTTCGATGCCGGCACGTATGCTATACTACCTTACTCTCAATATTTAGATCGTTTTGCGGCATATCTTCAACAGGGAGATATGGAAAGTAATGGAAAAAGTGTAGATAGAAATGGTGAATTTGTAGAATATGAAACCGGTCCGATTATTTGGGGAGAACCAGGCACCAACGGTCAACACGCTTTTTACCAATTGATTCATCAGGGAACAGAATTGATTCCGGCTGATTTTATTGCTTATGCAAAATCGTGTAATGTGGTTTCTGATCATCAGGAAAAATTATTGGCCAACTTTTTTGCCCAAACAGAAGCATTAGCATTCGGAAAAACCGAAGAAGAAGCAAGAGCAGAATTAGAAAAATCAGGAATTTCAGAAGAAGAAATTCAACGGCTGGTAAACTATAAGGTCTTCCACGGAAACACACCGACCAATTCATTAATTATCAATGAATTAACCCCATTTTCACTAGGACAGCTGATCGCCTTATATGAACATAAAATATTTGTTCAGGGCGTCATTTGGAACATCTTCAGTTTTGATCAGTTCGGTGTAGAATTAGGGAAAGTTTTAGCAGGGGAAATTTTATCTGAATTAAAGAATACGGAACCTGTTACCGCTCACGATTCCTCTACGAATGGTTTGATTCAGTATTTCAACGAGAAAAAGTAA
- a CDS encoding bifunctional 5,10-methylenetetrahydrofolate dehydrogenase/5,10-methenyltetrahydrofolate cyclohydrolase, producing MAQILDGLKVSKEIKEEIRMDVDKIVQHNKRPPHLVAILVGKNGASMTYVNNKIKDCKEVGFKSSLIDFPSTVSEAELLEKIDELNKSKEVDGFIVQLPLPKQIDQEKIIMAIDPRKDVDGFHPENFGKMALEMDTFLPATPFGILTLLERYHIDTKGKHCVVIGRSRIVGKPMSILMGRKDFPGNSTVTLTHSYTPHIEEFTKKADIIITALGDPNFLKADMIKEGAIIIDVGITRVEDQSEKGYKLVGDVDFESCKEKASWITPVPGGVGPMTRAMLMKNTILAYKTSVYND from the coding sequence ATGGCACAAATTCTCGATGGACTGAAAGTCTCCAAAGAAATTAAAGAAGAAATCCGAATGGACGTTGACAAGATTGTTCAGCACAATAAACGTCCACCACATTTGGTAGCGATTCTGGTTGGGAAAAACGGCGCGAGCATGACTTATGTAAATAACAAAATCAAGGATTGCAAAGAAGTTGGTTTCAAATCTTCCCTAATCGATTTTCCAAGCACGGTTTCTGAAGCGGAACTTTTAGAAAAAATAGATGAACTCAATAAGTCGAAAGAGGTGGATGGATTTATTGTACAGTTGCCTTTGCCAAAACAAATTGATCAGGAAAAAATAATCATGGCGATTGATCCAAGAAAAGATGTAGATGGTTTTCACCCTGAAAATTTCGGAAAAATGGCTTTGGAAATGGATACCTTTTTACCCGCAACTCCATTTGGGATTTTAACTTTATTGGAAAGATATCATATCGACACAAAAGGCAAACACTGTGTAGTGATTGGCAGAAGCAGGATCGTAGGAAAGCCGATGAGTATCCTGATGGGAAGAAAAGATTTCCCCGGAAATTCAACAGTCACCCTCACCCATTCCTACACTCCTCATATCGAAGAATTCACCAAAAAAGCAGACATCATCATTACCGCTTTGGGCGATCCCAATTTCTTAAAAGCAGATATGATTAAAGAAGGTGCAATCATCATCGATGTGGGAATTACCCGTGTTGAAGATCAATCTGAAAAAGGCTACAAGTTGGTCGGCGATGTAGATTTTGAAAGTTGCAAAGAAAAAGCAAGTTGGATCACTCCCGTTCCAGGCGGAGTGGGTCCTATGACGAGAGCCATGTTGATGAAAAACACCATCTTGGCCTATAAAACCTCAGTATATAATGATTAA
- a CDS encoding 7-carboxy-7-deazaguanine synthase QueE codes for MIKKEENILLEQGKMLPVMEHFYTLQGEGAHTGKAAYFIRLGGCDVGCHWCDVKESWDPNLHPLMDTEEIAETAASFCKTIVLTGGEPLMWNLEILTNRLKELGCEIHIETSGAYEMSGTLDWITLSPKKTGLPKPAIYAKANELKMIIFNNNDLKFAEEQAAKVSANCVLYLQSEWSKRDEIYPKITDFILANPRWQASVQTHKYLNIP; via the coding sequence ATGATTAAAAAAGAAGAAAATATTTTATTAGAACAAGGTAAAATGCTCCCCGTGATGGAGCATTTTTACACCTTACAGGGCGAAGGTGCCCATACCGGAAAAGCCGCCTATTTCATCAGACTCGGAGGCTGCGATGTCGGCTGTCACTGGTGTGACGTGAAAGAAAGCTGGGATCCCAATTTACACCCTTTGATGGATACGGAAGAAATTGCCGAAACTGCAGCAAGTTTTTGTAAAACTATCGTTTTAACCGGTGGCGAGCCATTAATGTGGAATCTGGAAATCTTAACCAACAGACTGAAAGAGCTCGGTTGTGAAATTCATATTGAAACTTCCGGCGCGTATGAAATGAGTGGAACTTTGGACTGGATCACCCTTTCCCCAAAAAAAACGGGCTTACCAAAACCAGCAATATATGCTAAAGCGAATGAGCTGAAGATGATTATTTTCAATAATAATGATTTGAAATTTGCGGAAGAACAGGCAGCGAAAGTATCTGCAAACTGCGTTCTTTATCTTCAAAGTGAATGGAGCAAAAGAGATGAAATATATCCGAAAATCACCGATTTTATCCTGGCAAATCCAAGATGGCAGGCATCGGTACAAACACATAAATATT